In one Oscillospiraceae bacterium genomic region, the following are encoded:
- a CDS encoding ParA family protein — MSDKAKIFSMANQKGGVGKTTCAINIAAALGILKRRVLLLDFDPQGNCSTGMGVLKKNSGVSSFDIVSGAAEASQAIRGTKFEGVDIIPATMELAGAELLISDRNRREFVLSDALDKAMVKEKYDAVIIDCPPSLGLLTLNAMVCSDMIIVPMQCEYFALEGLSQLTYTLNKVQKLYNPSLSLGGVILTMYDGRLNLSIQVAREVQRFFPGKVFKSTIPRGVRVSEAPSFGQPVVYYDRNCKPSSAYLEIAREMISKFKI, encoded by the coding sequence ATGTCTGATAAGGCAAAAATATTTTCTATGGCCAATCAAAAGGGCGGTGTAGGCAAAACCACATGCGCAATTAATATTGCCGCCGCCCTCGGCATTCTCAAAAGACGTGTTCTTCTTTTGGATTTTGATCCTCAGGGTAACTGCTCCACCGGAATGGGTGTTTTGAAAAAGAACTCAGGCGTTTCATCGTTTGACATTGTTTCCGGCGCCGCTGAAGCTTCGCAAGCTATACGAGGCACAAAATTTGAAGGTGTTGATATTATTCCCGCCACAATGGAGCTTGCCGGCGCCGAGCTTTTAATTTCCGACCGCAATAGGCGCGAATTTGTTCTTTCTGATGCTCTCGATAAAGCTATGGTAAAAGAAAAATATGACGCTGTTATAATTGATTGCCCGCCATCCCTTGGACTTTTGACTTTAAACGCAATGGTATGTTCAGATATGATAATTGTTCCCATGCAGTGTGAATACTTTGCGCTTGAAGGGCTTTCACAGCTTACTTATACTCTGAACAAAGTACAAAAGCTATACAATCCGTCTTTGTCTCTTGGTGGAGTTATTCTTACTATGTATGATGGAAGATTGAATCTTTCCATTCAGGTCGCCAGGGAAGTACAGAGATTTTTTCCGGGGAAAGTATTTAAGTCGACAATTCCCCGTGGAGTCAGAGTGAGTGAAGCACCGAGCTTTGGACAGCCTGTTGTGTATTACGACAGGAATTGTAAACCGTCTTCTGCGTATCTTGAAATTGCACGCGAGATGATTTCAAAATTTAAAATATAG